One stretch of Roseiconus lacunae DNA includes these proteins:
- a CDS encoding tyrosine-type recombinase/integrase, with protein sequence MARPKAKAPARRYHMSGQSVVTIAGRDFYLGTHDSPESIARYAALVAIYQQGNLTLPAGFELASLDPQVAVILGGISAPQHQADTTVLVRHVTALYREHVNEKYQNAKQEKHRHLRLCDQVDELFADILADQFGPVRLKGFRAMLVNEGLSRKYINRLTNCVVGIFKHAVAGELVEVNVFERLRTLEPLRKGQTIAPEKERTAPVPLETVRKTTEHLSPIIKAMLRIQVATGMRPKELCMMRPCDIDRKGEVWIYRPSEHKTQWCGKDKAIPIVGDAREAVTEFLQRSPESYCFSPKEAMAWRHAQAAARRKTPKNQGNRPGSNRKKTPKRLPRERYDSASYRQAIARAIVVANVEKWTPYQIRHLTATEVRAALGIEDAKALLGHSTALMTEHYARESEEAATRAANAAPKL encoded by the coding sequence ATGGCTAGACCGAAAGCCAAAGCACCTGCACGCCGCTACCACATGAGCGGCCAATCTGTCGTCACGATCGCAGGGCGTGATTTCTACCTCGGCACGCATGATTCACCTGAATCGATCGCAAGGTACGCCGCTCTAGTCGCCATTTATCAACAGGGCAATCTGACACTCCCTGCTGGATTCGAGCTCGCTTCGTTGGATCCTCAGGTCGCGGTCATTCTCGGTGGCATCTCAGCTCCTCAGCACCAAGCTGACACAACAGTGCTCGTCCGGCACGTCACCGCTCTGTATCGCGAGCATGTCAATGAGAAGTACCAAAACGCGAAGCAAGAAAAGCATCGGCATCTTCGGCTATGCGATCAGGTCGATGAATTGTTTGCCGACATCCTTGCAGATCAATTCGGTCCGGTAAGGCTGAAGGGGTTTCGAGCCATGCTGGTCAACGAAGGGCTTTCTAGGAAATACATCAATCGCTTGACCAACTGTGTCGTTGGCATCTTTAAACATGCTGTCGCGGGCGAGCTCGTCGAAGTCAACGTCTTTGAACGGTTGCGGACGCTCGAACCGCTACGCAAAGGCCAAACAATAGCCCCCGAAAAAGAAAGAACTGCACCGGTGCCCCTCGAAACGGTACGCAAAACAACGGAGCATCTCTCGCCCATCATCAAAGCGATGTTGCGGATTCAAGTCGCGACCGGGATGCGCCCAAAGGAATTGTGCATGATGAGACCATGCGACATCGATCGAAAAGGCGAGGTCTGGATTTACCGTCCTAGCGAACACAAGACCCAATGGTGCGGGAAGGATAAGGCAATACCCATTGTCGGTGACGCTCGAGAAGCAGTGACCGAGTTCCTGCAACGATCTCCCGAAAGCTATTGCTTCTCTCCCAAGGAAGCGATGGCGTGGCGACATGCGCAAGCAGCAGCGCGACGGAAGACACCGAAAAACCAAGGGAATCGACCAGGGAGTAATCGAAAAAAGACTCCGAAGCGTCTACCTCGGGAGCGATACGACTCTGCATCCTATCGCCAAGCAATTGCGAGAGCGATCGTTGTCGCAAACGTCGAAAAATGGACTCCGTATCAAATTCGACATCTCACAGCGACGGAAGTCAGGGCCGCACTTGGCATCGAGGATGCAAAGGCATTGCTGGGGCACTCTACCGCATTGATGACTGAACACTACGCCCGTGAAAGCGAAGAAGCAGCGACGCGTGCCGCGAATGCAGCCCCCAAGCTCTAA
- a CDS encoding DUF1580 domain-containing protein produces MSCNTDFASQNVQKILTEDVLTLQDARQELRQLLGKRPDKTTLYRWCLRGVNGSRLEHVRIGNRILTSRQALTRFITARTANA; encoded by the coding sequence ATGTCATGCAATACCGATTTCGCCAGTCAAAACGTTCAGAAGATCCTGACCGAGGACGTTCTGACTCTTCAAGATGCCCGCCAAGAACTCCGGCAACTACTGGGTAAAAGACCCGACAAGACAACTCTCTATCGTTGGTGTTTGCGTGGCGTCAACGGATCACGTCTTGAACATGTCCGAATTGGAAATCGGATTTTAACAAGCCGGCAAGCTCTCACTCGCTTTATCACGGCCAGAACTGCCAACGCGTAA
- a CDS encoding AAA family ATPase, which translates to MRTLKLIEESQEKLNGESSPNSVQTKGTSSNNRSDRFTLVRECLSEDISARQTLLIYLGYLGADSILQGQPFIAEFCPTTKPKARFFNPERGKGVVNGKDIDWKDWIDFAKLHGVQINEVASILGIGSGRHMPSASSNLITLQGESKREPVYEDVKSSKPSFPDLKIQDWDDGAKRLAQMFLLKKGWNPDNVDRLINAGIRFSKFKFGKRWENAIAVPVFGESLEKGTPVNWMVMPASGLKWPLSKGPKSTLTMKREHGAHAGIAIPQNAFELLRSKDLCSLTACKTEGCSDYLALLLRDDRSDDVIPWTNPFGCDKQNATYRDDPWIFRLFQGVNSIVIHDCDEPGQRSAIGDPLAEDDKLYGWCQRLVQHGSPARNLIVPNPDEVKGYDLNDYFAQGGTTNELLDMACILPVIEFPTETIQEIERDEADPERDDPEPVSVEPIDLDRQDESEKPSTERQKGGWSLSELIENFPERHEEIIEGVCRRGEVVNIIGSPKQGKSWFLYLLAFCLCSGRDWLGRKVHKSRVLVFDNEIHRTELAFRLQTVADALGIPVADVSDNLTIDPLRGNLVCLVKLCSILNDEYDEQNYDVIFLDAFYRFIPDDVDENSNSQMTSLYNTLDAIAQKQNATIILNHHTSKGDQSSKNVTDVGAGAGAMTRACDSHLILRPHEQDGCAVLEAVCRSNPSPEPTTIKFDFPLWRPVAIEPKLKRQPSPSELRQAKSDAETENKVLEVLAGKNDWMSVSSIRRNTVYGQQRIERSLCRLLEKKMVSRKDVENPKKNGEEIPMYRNIFVDGVERISDDPLP; encoded by the coding sequence ATGAGAACTCTTAAACTCATCGAAGAATCACAGGAAAAACTGAATGGGGAATCGTCGCCCAATAGTGTTCAAACGAAAGGCACCTCATCGAACAATCGATCGGATAGATTCACTCTCGTTCGTGAATGCCTGTCTGAAGATATCTCCGCTCGACAGACATTGCTGATTTATCTCGGTTACTTAGGGGCCGACTCGATACTTCAGGGCCAACCATTCATTGCAGAATTTTGCCCCACAACAAAGCCAAAAGCTCGGTTTTTCAATCCCGAACGCGGCAAAGGCGTGGTCAATGGCAAGGATATTGACTGGAAAGACTGGATTGATTTCGCCAAATTGCACGGAGTTCAGATCAACGAAGTTGCCTCGATTCTTGGAATCGGTTCTGGCAGGCATATGCCCTCGGCTTCTTCGAACTTGATTACTCTCCAGGGAGAATCAAAACGAGAGCCAGTTTATGAAGATGTGAAGTCGTCTAAACCTTCATTTCCAGATTTGAAAATTCAGGATTGGGATGATGGCGCAAAACGTTTGGCTCAGATGTTTTTGCTGAAGAAAGGTTGGAACCCCGACAACGTCGATCGATTGATCAATGCCGGAATTCGATTTTCTAAATTCAAGTTTGGTAAACGTTGGGAAAATGCAATCGCTGTTCCAGTCTTCGGCGAGTCGCTGGAAAAAGGGACGCCGGTCAATTGGATGGTGATGCCTGCGAGTGGACTCAAATGGCCGCTTAGCAAAGGTCCAAAATCCACATTGACGATGAAACGCGAACATGGTGCTCACGCCGGCATTGCAATCCCGCAAAATGCGTTCGAGCTTCTTCGCTCGAAAGATCTCTGTTCGTTGACCGCCTGCAAGACCGAAGGCTGCTCTGATTATCTCGCGTTGTTACTTCGAGATGATCGCTCGGATGACGTGATCCCATGGACTAACCCGTTCGGCTGTGACAAGCAAAATGCGACCTATCGAGACGATCCATGGATTTTTCGCCTGTTCCAAGGAGTTAACTCTATCGTCATCCATGACTGCGACGAGCCAGGACAGCGATCCGCAATCGGTGACCCATTGGCCGAAGATGACAAACTTTATGGATGGTGTCAGAGGCTTGTCCAACACGGATCCCCCGCGCGGAATTTGATCGTTCCAAATCCCGATGAAGTGAAAGGATATGACTTGAATGACTATTTCGCGCAGGGCGGGACAACGAATGAGCTGTTGGACATGGCGTGTATTCTTCCGGTGATTGAATTCCCGACCGAAACGATTCAAGAAATTGAGCGAGACGAAGCTGATCCAGAACGCGATGATCCCGAACCGGTTTCGGTTGAACCAATCGATTTAGATCGACAGGATGAAAGTGAGAAGCCTTCAACGGAAAGGCAGAAGGGTGGATGGTCGCTCAGCGAACTGATCGAGAACTTCCCTGAACGGCACGAAGAGATCATCGAGGGAGTTTGCCGCCGCGGAGAGGTCGTCAATATTATCGGTTCTCCAAAGCAGGGTAAAAGCTGGTTTCTCTACTTGCTTGCGTTTTGCCTATGTTCAGGTCGCGATTGGCTGGGACGAAAAGTTCATAAATCCCGCGTGTTGGTCTTTGACAACGAGATCCATCGAACGGAGCTCGCTTTTCGATTGCAGACTGTAGCTGATGCACTTGGGATCCCCGTTGCCGACGTTTCCGATAATCTCACCATTGACCCATTGAGAGGAAACCTCGTCTGCCTGGTGAAGTTGTGTTCGATTTTGAATGATGAATACGACGAGCAGAACTACGACGTCATTTTTCTCGATGCGTTTTATCGCTTCATTCCTGATGACGTTGATGAGAACAGCAACAGCCAAATGACGTCACTCTACAACACGCTGGATGCCATCGCGCAAAAACAGAACGCGACGATCATCTTGAACCACCACACCAGCAAAGGTGACCAATCATCCAAAAACGTGACCGACGTGGGAGCCGGGGCTGGCGCAATGACTCGAGCCTGTGATTCGCACCTAATCCTGCGTCCTCACGAGCAAGACGGATGTGCTGTGCTTGAGGCGGTCTGTCGTTCAAATCCAAGCCCTGAACCGACGACGATCAAGTTCGATTTCCCGCTTTGGCGTCCGGTAGCGATTGAACCAAAGCTGAAACGTCAACCTTCGCCGTCCGAGTTGCGACAAGCAAAGAGTGATGCGGAAACTGAAAACAAAGTTCTTGAGGTGCTTGCAGGGAAAAACGACTGGATGTCGGTCAGTTCGATTCGTCGGAATACAGTCTACGGGCAGCAGCGAATAGAGCGATCTCTTTGTCGATTGCTCGAGAAGAAAATGGTCTCGCGGAAAGATGTGGAGAATCCAAAGAAGAATGGGGAAGAGATCCCGATGTATCGGAACATCTTTGTCGACGGTGTTGAGCGAATTTCTGACGATCCTCTTCCGTAG
- a CDS encoding NACHT domain-containing protein, with protein sequence MEKKDLIVQLFVPKCADNGRIGTAYPVAKNVLLTAAHVVGDQPGTSVEARWWHQENPEWITCGEILWDGRIQSPSFDVVLLHCDFPRRVSSNWGLLINAPPRDNLIWAGEGFPLVGGKATNAVPLQGSMHSMGNSSKYFHLSVTAGAEIDEGWLGASGSPVFLDDYIIGVIVRAPRNFSAARFEAVPSFKLLENRQFRAHVNFFEPEACQELARDFAHPYGQPSRQGLVESGKRLLHTSRPASDQLFADSNALVGYLTRVRNRMNCVPWPWLQDNDSNVFFQNLHVQVRVSDQPRDVEAVSDDKIEFGAPLRKEAELRDYASNSDESRFSTFPQTWSSLRSRIGEAVVLGDPGSGKTTLSRYEAWLVAGEQLTRIQDDPSSVLNAEIPIYLRLADIAKALHNDPTIDRATLIRNLVTSDVTGFSCSPAEQSIIDCKLREQQFCLILDGLDEVPSYHYDDLIRWLDTWTTRRTRRMYITSRIVGYRGLPSHVCQNELELVAFSPLEIRNFVDGYFGTTRDVETGVLLSRCFWNDLVARPQLVGLAQTPLMLQMMCLAYVNAAGPNRMPNDRIQLYKKCIEGMLGGWPNARRTNVHQDLTPPEQRLVNLSVKLLAELAWILGEKDPDHTLFSPVEIFRALESEHCLSLSKRLGLTTQQCLNHLTIECGVLIRNSLGDEAPFSFLHRSFYEYLLAVAISSRSNWLQLAVERFYDDRWSEPLSILGSVLETDDLLEVDRNPTNRVARYINTLVEESGKDMLLRPLVLLCRVAENVTSIGSSSRTDLASILLNLIQESAISDERPLSVVAYASPAWMALGFLDAPLGTHASKVSVQLISALDTAIGPTAGQNDAVISALRRSRSLRRVLINAFDLPDASIRERAAKLLFLLPLLYDDECETLQSLMVGERSRSVRLFIGAALAKHEWVTTPVLDALVASMPSDSTVLQHVVGALSLAGRAISEYSSARSVNSDHDTQMYLFVDNAHPRYKRVLIRLVSWLLESDDLSSCRLIARAVRTISIDANDIHDIACNEFAHAIVGDQKAIERLTQISPALALRVGCSVMRSAGGFSYIDLYGGQWLISGISNGPQPFAIDDRTVAQLASLSQNKQRAAQAFVAQAISLVSFVAEPPTDAARMMLSSVSEHVRSAMAMQLVRLRGRGAHVDDKIWDSVMHLRQDSSEKVRLSIVETYQAFPYASQLDPGDLQDLVNDDSLFVRSLSVCYLKRSGVEVGSKMDEVVAELIDCFLQESQPREGISYYSEFDHFDFAKFFSPDSAAWTEEETFAPGQNGASPSRSECVDLLGQVAVHSTRAEQFLCDALCSDDYRWMVIEELAAQENLPSSLANIMSEYEHDQNMYDLLVEEEDDYRFPTRPSLEFIENYTDRAYMVKQDLYENYQMDYDSDEGVARALLTHEQGAVRLEAVDWLLQREHISDKTVKQLLVVFDNENDAWVRRNMLELIRPLSLDHSEFLDLLLERARHTSSVDEVFEHLRTVFYAIQDPLEPGHLCSALRDLHSSTTKRLNELAWFPPNPHRKS encoded by the coding sequence ATGGAGAAGAAAGACCTAATCGTTCAACTGTTTGTGCCCAAGTGTGCCGATAACGGACGGATAGGCACCGCATACCCTGTCGCGAAGAATGTCTTGCTGACCGCAGCTCACGTTGTTGGCGATCAACCAGGGACCAGCGTTGAGGCACGATGGTGGCATCAAGAGAACCCTGAATGGATAACTTGCGGAGAGATCCTTTGGGACGGGCGTATTCAGTCGCCCAGCTTCGATGTCGTACTTCTCCACTGTGATTTTCCGAGGCGCGTTTCCAGCAATTGGGGGCTCTTAATAAATGCTCCACCGAGAGACAATTTGATATGGGCTGGCGAGGGTTTTCCTTTAGTGGGCGGCAAAGCGACCAATGCCGTGCCATTGCAAGGAAGCATGCACTCGATGGGGAACTCGTCAAAGTACTTTCATCTCTCCGTGACCGCAGGTGCCGAAATCGACGAAGGATGGCTAGGGGCGTCCGGGAGTCCCGTCTTTCTGGATGACTATATTATCGGTGTCATCGTACGTGCACCTCGCAACTTCAGTGCCGCTCGATTCGAGGCCGTTCCTTCCTTCAAACTCCTCGAGAATCGTCAGTTTCGAGCACATGTCAACTTCTTTGAGCCTGAGGCGTGCCAAGAGCTTGCCAGGGATTTTGCTCATCCGTATGGGCAGCCTTCGCGACAAGGTTTGGTTGAGAGTGGGAAGCGACTACTGCACACATCAAGGCCCGCATCGGATCAGCTGTTCGCAGATTCAAACGCGTTGGTTGGTTATCTGACACGTGTTAGAAATCGAATGAACTGCGTCCCTTGGCCTTGGTTACAAGATAACGACAGCAATGTATTCTTTCAGAACCTGCATGTACAAGTGCGAGTCAGCGATCAGCCTCGCGATGTTGAGGCAGTTAGTGACGACAAAATCGAATTTGGAGCTCCACTGCGTAAAGAAGCAGAGCTGCGCGACTACGCAAGCAATTCGGATGAGAGCCGTTTTTCAACTTTCCCCCAAACTTGGTCCTCATTACGCTCTCGAATCGGCGAGGCGGTGGTGCTTGGAGACCCTGGTTCTGGCAAGACAACACTGTCGCGATACGAGGCTTGGCTCGTCGCGGGCGAGCAATTGACTCGGATTCAAGATGACCCTAGCTCCGTCCTGAATGCTGAAATCCCAATATATTTGAGACTCGCCGACATCGCCAAGGCGTTGCACAACGATCCCACGATTGACCGCGCAACGTTGATCAGGAATTTGGTCACAAGCGACGTCACGGGCTTTAGCTGTTCCCCAGCTGAGCAGTCGATAATTGACTGCAAACTGCGCGAGCAGCAATTCTGCCTCATTTTGGACGGATTGGACGAAGTCCCATCTTACCACTACGACGACCTAATTCGCTGGCTTGACACCTGGACCACGCGAAGAACTCGTCGCATGTACATAACCTCACGCATCGTCGGCTATCGTGGCCTTCCGTCACATGTGTGTCAGAACGAACTCGAACTAGTTGCATTCTCACCTCTGGAGATTCGAAATTTTGTCGATGGCTATTTCGGTACAACTCGGGATGTCGAAACGGGAGTCCTCCTTTCTCGTTGCTTCTGGAACGACTTGGTAGCTCGTCCGCAACTTGTTGGTCTGGCGCAAACACCACTTATGCTCCAGATGATGTGTCTCGCGTATGTCAATGCCGCAGGTCCGAACCGTATGCCGAATGATCGGATCCAATTATACAAAAAATGTATTGAAGGAATGCTAGGTGGATGGCCGAATGCGCGGCGAACCAATGTTCATCAAGACCTTACGCCCCCGGAGCAGCGACTAGTTAACCTTTCGGTCAAACTGCTCGCCGAACTCGCTTGGATCCTTGGCGAGAAAGATCCCGACCATACGTTGTTTTCGCCGGTGGAGATCTTCCGTGCGCTCGAGTCCGAGCATTGTCTTTCTTTATCAAAGCGGTTGGGCTTGACTACACAACAGTGTCTCAATCATCTCACAATTGAATGCGGCGTTCTGATTCGCAACTCTCTCGGTGATGAGGCTCCATTCTCTTTTCTTCACCGTTCGTTCTACGAGTACCTTTTAGCAGTCGCGATATCAAGCCGTTCAAACTGGCTACAGCTGGCAGTCGAAAGATTCTATGACGACAGATGGAGCGAGCCACTGAGCATACTTGGATCGGTGTTGGAGACAGATGATTTACTTGAGGTCGACCGAAATCCGACTAATCGCGTTGCTCGTTACATTAATACACTTGTTGAAGAGTCGGGTAAGGACATGCTCTTGCGCCCCCTGGTTCTGCTGTGCCGCGTTGCTGAGAATGTTACCTCAATAGGAAGCTCATCACGCACGGATCTCGCAAGCATACTCTTGAACCTAATTCAAGAATCTGCAATCTCGGACGAACGACCTCTTTCCGTAGTTGCTTACGCATCACCCGCGTGGATGGCACTCGGGTTTTTGGATGCTCCACTTGGAACGCATGCATCCAAAGTGTCCGTCCAATTGATCAGTGCACTAGACACAGCCATTGGGCCAACCGCTGGCCAAAATGACGCAGTTATTTCTGCGCTCCGACGCAGTCGAAGCCTTCGACGTGTGTTGATCAATGCGTTCGATTTACCCGATGCTTCTATTCGAGAGCGCGCCGCAAAGTTGTTATTCTTGCTTCCACTGCTTTACGACGACGAATGCGAAACGCTTCAGAGCTTGATGGTGGGTGAAAGGTCAAGGAGTGTCAGGCTTTTTATCGGAGCAGCCCTGGCAAAGCACGAATGGGTGACCACTCCGGTCCTTGACGCTCTTGTGGCTAGCATGCCTTCCGATTCGACGGTCTTGCAGCATGTTGTGGGAGCTCTATCTTTAGCAGGAAGGGCGATCTCTGAATACAGCTCTGCCAGGTCAGTCAACAGTGATCACGACACGCAAATGTATTTGTTTGTGGATAACGCTCATCCGAGGTATAAGAGAGTTCTGATTCGGCTAGTTAGCTGGCTCCTAGAATCAGATGACCTGTCTTCCTGTCGTCTGATTGCGCGAGCGGTGCGAACGATTTCGATCGATGCCAATGACATACACGACATCGCGTGCAATGAGTTCGCCCATGCGATTGTGGGAGACCAGAAGGCCATCGAACGATTGACGCAAATTTCGCCGGCACTCGCTCTTCGAGTTGGGTGTTCCGTCATGCGCAGCGCCGGAGGTTTTTCATATATAGATCTGTACGGCGGCCAATGGTTGATAAGTGGAATCTCCAACGGACCGCAGCCATTTGCAATCGACGATAGGACGGTCGCCCAGCTGGCAAGTCTCTCACAGAATAAACAGAGAGCGGCGCAAGCGTTTGTCGCACAAGCGATCTCATTAGTTTCCTTCGTTGCTGAGCCTCCGACTGACGCCGCTCGTATGATGCTTTCCAGCGTTTCAGAACACGTGAGGTCGGCGATGGCGATGCAATTAGTGCGTCTTCGTGGTAGAGGTGCGCACGTAGATGACAAGATCTGGGATAGTGTTATGCATCTCCGCCAAGATTCCAGCGAAAAAGTAAGGCTTAGCATCGTAGAAACGTATCAGGCGTTCCCTTATGCATCGCAGCTAGATCCTGGCGATTTACAAGATCTGGTAAACGACGATTCACTCTTTGTTAGATCATTGTCCGTATGCTACTTAAAGCGGAGTGGTGTAGAAGTAGGATCCAAGATGGACGAAGTTGTTGCGGAACTTATTGACTGTTTTCTTCAGGAATCGCAACCGAGAGAAGGTATTTCTTATTATTCAGAATTCGATCACTTCGATTTCGCTAAATTTTTTTCTCCTGATTCCGCCGCGTGGACAGAGGAGGAGACGTTCGCGCCTGGGCAGAACGGAGCCTCGCCCAGCCGTTCCGAGTGCGTTGATCTTCTAGGTCAAGTTGCCGTGCATTCGACGCGCGCGGAACAGTTTTTGTGCGATGCACTTTGCAGCGACGATTACAGATGGATGGTCATTGAAGAGCTGGCCGCTCAAGAAAATCTACCATCATCACTTGCGAACATCATGTCGGAATATGAGCACGATCAAAATATGTATGACTTGCTTGTCGAAGAGGAAGACGACTATCGGTTTCCAACACGACCGAGCCTGGAGTTCATTGAAAACTACACGGACCGTGCCTATATGGTGAAGCAGGATCTGTACGAGAATTATCAAATGGATTACGATTCAGACGAAGGTGTAGCTCGAGCACTATTGACACACGAGCAGGGGGCAGTGCGACTGGAAGCCGTGGATTGGCTTTTGCAACGCGAACACATTTCTGATAAGACGGTGAAACAATTGTTGGTTGTTTTTGACAACGAGAATGATGCTTGGGTACGCCGCAACATGTTGGAGTTGATTCGACCGCTCAGCTTGGATCATAGTGAGTTTCTTGATTTGCTATTGGAAAGGGCGAGACATACCTCGTCGGTAGATGAAGTGTTTGAGCATCTGCGAACAGTATTCTATGCAATTCAGGACCCTCTCGAACCTGGGCACCTGTGTTCAGCACTCAGGGATTTGCATTCTAGTACAACGAAGCGTTTGAACGAGCTTGCCTGGTTCCCTCCCAATCCTCATCGCAAAAGTTAG
- a CDS encoding trypco2 family protein codes for MSNIELSDMIVGLRKEIQEAQIKAESESLRFRIESVDVEAQVAVSIEAGVEGSAKWKFWILSEAEGKLDAGVSEENLQTIRLRLIPVLDGGPIEVARIGHKPD; via the coding sequence ATGTCGAACATTGAACTGTCAGACATGATTGTAGGACTGAGAAAAGAAATCCAGGAAGCGCAAATCAAAGCGGAAAGTGAGTCGCTGCGATTTCGGATCGAGAGTGTTGACGTGGAGGCTCAAGTTGCGGTCTCTATTGAAGCCGGGGTTGAGGGCAGCGCGAAATGGAAGTTCTGGATTCTAAGCGAAGCCGAAGGTAAACTCGATGCAGGGGTCTCAGAAGAGAATTTGCAAACGATACGTCTCCGTCTAATTCCTGTCCTAGATGGTGGACCGATAGAGGTTGCTCGAATAGGCCACAAGCCAGATTAA
- a CDS encoding HNH endonuclease, which produces MSVQEDHERREAYFTSRYLKIAEHWFHNNNRVELRDHETEVNRLCRFCGRGRPEVQFRKLAHAVSDFLGNRSIISMNECDECNVFFGDGCEDHLSKATMLHRTLAGIPRKHGVESTFKDRMHDEKLRIDSKPGAVNIRVPEPNSVNDLVVDGELPETIPLRGDLRSQPHSPIEAARALVKFACSICPKGELSQIQCAIEWVRGGREVRFSQFPVGFAFTPGAEAIGEKASHVMLLLRRDDGPEPYLWFLVQFRNFRFQIPLPFCPADDGVARSRMEHFQSLFPPSWPRGETTFRWLNWSGTEKVRTSWNVSHHCVESISITRPADRVS; this is translated from the coding sequence ATGAGCGTACAAGAAGACCACGAGCGGCGCGAGGCGTATTTCACGTCACGCTACCTGAAGATTGCCGAGCATTGGTTCCACAACAACAATCGTGTCGAGCTTCGCGACCACGAAACGGAGGTCAACCGCCTGTGCCGCTTCTGTGGTCGTGGTAGACCGGAGGTCCAGTTCAGGAAACTCGCACACGCCGTTTCCGACTTCCTCGGTAACCGATCGATAATCTCGATGAACGAATGCGACGAGTGCAACGTGTTCTTCGGCGATGGCTGCGAAGATCACCTTAGTAAGGCCACGATGCTGCACCGCACTCTCGCTGGTATCCCTCGGAAACACGGTGTCGAGTCGACGTTTAAGGACCGAATGCACGACGAAAAGCTCCGTATCGACTCGAAACCAGGTGCGGTGAACATTCGTGTCCCCGAGCCAAACTCAGTCAACGACCTTGTCGTCGACGGCGAGTTGCCTGAGACAATTCCGCTGCGCGGCGACCTACGCTCGCAACCGCACTCTCCGATCGAAGCCGCTAGGGCGCTCGTCAAGTTTGCGTGTTCGATCTGCCCGAAGGGCGAGTTGAGCCAGATCCAGTGTGCCATCGAATGGGTACGTGGCGGCCGAGAGGTTCGATTCTCACAATTCCCGGTCGGTTTCGCATTCACGCCGGGGGCCGAGGCGATAGGAGAAAAGGCGAGTCACGTCATGCTGCTCCTCCGGCGAGACGATGGCCCAGAGCCATACCTGTGGTTCCTCGTTCAGTTTCGGAACTTCCGCTTCCAGATCCCATTACCGTTCTGCCCTGCCGACGACGGCGTTGCACGGTCAAGAATGGAGCATTTCCAGTCGCTATTCCCGCCGTCTTGGCCTCGTGGTGAGACGACTTTCCGGTGGCTCAACTGGTCAGGAACTGAGAAAGTTCGGACCTCGTGGAACGTTTCGCACCACTGCGTAGAGTCGATTTCCATCACTCGGCCAGCGGATCGAGTGTCGTGA
- a CDS encoding site-specific integrase, translating into MKYLEAKNLSRGTQKEYRSTVTKWIAWDRHVDIDRIDRTHIREFLDQVYTNAVESGGTNPGRTANKAREHLKAILSWAWEQDFIEKLPRFPRPKQQRDVAGRHYLTKSDLNALYFATYQLPRPRGWKQPATVGHHRRAALVVFFSYGVDTGTVFKCAGFHEPILWRHVTWRPEPPNGQGKDSRYGWLYYRRVKMQKQFYRPMNCVVHTHLKNIRTETIDVDCGVFHAGTSRPNQQFQFLCHLAGVKPRQDVETGEERPGASRICGKPALPTTTSTCQSRRSKLLGIPSVKSRKDTTLTAIHSRSRQS; encoded by the coding sequence GTGAAGTACCTTGAAGCGAAAAACCTTTCACGGGGGACGCAAAAAGAATACCGTTCTACGGTCACCAAATGGATTGCCTGGGACCGTCACGTCGACATTGACAGAATCGACCGAACCCATATTCGGGAATTTCTGGATCAGGTTTACACGAACGCTGTCGAGAGTGGAGGGACGAACCCTGGCAGAACTGCAAACAAAGCAAGAGAACATCTCAAGGCTATCCTCTCGTGGGCATGGGAGCAGGATTTCATTGAAAAGCTACCCAGATTTCCGAGACCAAAACAGCAACGCGATGTTGCCGGTCGTCACTACCTTACCAAGTCCGATCTGAACGCCCTGTATTTCGCCACGTACCAATTGCCGAGACCTCGCGGTTGGAAGCAACCTGCAACTGTTGGCCACCACCGGCGAGCGGCGCTTGTAGTATTCTTCAGCTACGGCGTCGATACCGGGACGGTTTTCAAATGTGCTGGATTCCATGAACCGATCTTGTGGCGACATGTGACCTGGAGGCCAGAACCGCCGAATGGCCAGGGCAAGGATTCTCGATATGGCTGGCTGTACTATCGCAGAGTCAAGATGCAAAAGCAGTTCTATCGGCCAATGAACTGCGTTGTGCATACGCACTTGAAGAACATTCGGACGGAAACGATCGACGTTGATTGTGGTGTGTTCCATGCTGGCACATCACGACCTAATCAGCAGTTCCAGTTTTTGTGCCATTTGGCGGGTGTCAAGCCAAGACAAGATGTTGAAACGGGCGAAGAACGCCCGGGGGCGTCAAGGATCTGCGGAAAACCTGCTCTACCTACTACGACGAGCACATGCCAGAGTCGTCGATCGAAATTATTGGGCATTCCGTCGGTGAAGTCACGTAAAGACACTACGCTGACCGCGATCCACTCGCGTTCAAGGCAATCATGA